The nucleotide sequence TGTCACCCCTATAACCTTctgacctcctctcacccccttcacctcctctgtcacccccatcacctcctctgtgcctccaccacctcctcttacccccatcaccccctctctcccccttctctttcttcctctccccccatcacctcctctctcttcctctcccctcttcacctcctctatcccccttcacctcctctatctccCTCAGACCTTACGCTCCCCTTGATCTCCTCATGGCTCAGAGGCTGGCGAAGAGAGGAAGACCCTCTCcatgcccggattaggtgagtatgatttttgtgtgtgtgcgtgttggggcaggaggggaagggagtagaatggtggacattactatgggggcaaggcagggggcattattactatatgggggggtcatagaaggggatattattatctggctacataggagaggtatctgactacatggaggaggtatctgactacatgggggaggtatctgactacatggggggaggtatctgactacatggggagaggtatctgactacatgagggaggtatctgactacatgagggaggtatctgactacatggggggaggtatctgactacatggtggaagtatcagactacatggggggaggtatctgactacttgagggaggtatctgactacatggagggaggtatctaactacatggagggaggtttctgactacatggggaaggtatcagactgcatgggggaggtatatgactacatggggagaggtatctgactacatgaggaggtatctgactgcatgaggaggtatctgactacatgggggaggtatctgactacatgggggaggtatctgactagatggcaggaggtatctgactgcatggagggaggtatcagactacatggggagaggtatctgactacatgggggaggtatctgactacatggggggaggtatctgactacatggggggaggtatctgactacatgggggggaggtatctgactacatggggggaggtatctgactacatggggagaggtatctgactacattgggagaggtatctgactacatgaggaggtatatgactacatggggggaggtatctgactatatgggggaggtatataACTACATggtggaagtatctgactacatggtggaagtatctgactaaatggtggaagtatctgactacatgagagaggtatctgactacatgagggaggtatctgactacatgggggggtatctgactacatggggggaggtatctgactacatggggggaggtatctgactacttgagggaggtatctgactacatgagggaggtatctgactacatggggggtatctgactacatggggggaggtatctgactacatggggggaggtatctgactacatgggggaggtatctgactacatgggggaggtatctgactacatgggggaggtatctgactacatgggggaggtatctgactacatgagggaggtatctgactacatgagggaggtatctgactacatggagggaggtatctgactacatggagggaggtatctgactacatggagggaggtatctgactacatggggagcaggtatctggctacatagaagaaggcctcttgactacatggggaggtatctgactacatggggaggtatctgactgcatagtggaggtagctgactacatgagggggaggtatctgactacatggggggaggtatctgactacatggtggaggtatctgactacatagtggaggtagctgactacatgagggggaggtagctgactgcatgagggggaggtatctgactacatggggggaggtatctgactacatggggggaggtatctgactacatggggggaggtagctgactacatggggggaggtagctgactacatggggggaggtagctgactacatggggggaggtatctgactacaagagagggaggtatctgactacattggggggaggtatcagactacatgggggaaggtatctgactacatggggggaggtatctggctacatgagggggaggtatctggctacatgagggggaggtatctgactacatggggaggaggtatctgactacatgggggaggtatctgactacatggggggaggtatctgactacatggggggaggtatctgactacatggggggaggtatctgactacatggggggaggtatctggctacatgagggggaggtatctgactacatggggggaggtatctgactacatggggggaggtatctgactacatggggggaggtatctgactacatggggggaggtatctggctacatgagggggaggtatctgactacatggggggaggtatctgactacatgggggaggtatctggctacatgagggggaggtatctgactacatggagggaggtatctgactacatggggggaggtatctggctacatggggaggtatctggctacatggggagatatatgactacatgggggaggtatctgactacatggggggaggtatctgactacatggggggaggtatctgactacatggggggaggtatctgactacatgggggaggtatctgactacatgggagagttatctgactacatggggaggtatctgactacatgagggagttatctgactacatggggggaggtatctgactacatgggagagttatctgactacatgaggaggtatctgactacatgaggaagtatctgactacatggggaggtatctgactacatggggagcaggtatctggctacatagggggaggtatctggctacatagaagaaggcctcttgactacatggggaggtatctgactacatggggaggtatctgactgcatggtggaggtagctgactacatgagggggaggtatctgactacatggggggaggtatctgactacatggtggaggtatctgactacatagtggaggtagctgactacatgagggggaggtagctgactacatgagggggaggtatctgactacatggggggaggtatctgactacatggggggaggtatctgactacatggggggaggtagctgactacatggggggaggtagctgactacatggggggaggtagctgactacatggggggaggtagctgactacatgaggaggtatctgactacatggggggaggtatctgactacatggggggaggtatctggctacatgagggggaggtatctgactacatggggaggaggtatctgactacatgggggaggtatctgactacatggggggaggtatctgactacatggggggaggtatctgactacatggggggaggtatctgactacatggggggaggtatctggctacatgagggggaggtatctgactacatggggggaggtatctgactacatggggggaggtatctgactacatggggggtggtttctgactacatggggggaggtatctgactacatggggggaggtatctgactacatggggggaggtttctgactacatggggggaggtatctgactacaagagagggaggtatctggctacatagaaggaggcctcttgactacatggggggagctatctggctgcagggggacatatccagctctgtgggatatatccctCCTTCTTCTCTGGTACCCAGTttactgacggcctgctcagccaatcagtgcactgtcccaccgtaaacactgattggctgagaaggccatcagtgagccgggagccagagaagcaggtggaagtacaggcagataggtatgatctgttaagggccAGCAGCTAATAAGgtaaataggcagtggctacattctcgcagcagaatgaaaatcctctgtgagaatgcagagccataggccataacagtagaggacactatgttcttatatacaggtgtatcgtgctgtatacagtatataccatgtgtgatgACCAGTgacctgtatagaggacactatgggggagatttatgaaagggtgtaaatatacacctggtgtaaactgcccactgcaaccgatcaccacaactcctcttttattctaccagagctgaaagctgagctgtgattgtacggcccccagtgcaccataGTTACATATGATAAAACAGGATTTATCGACagtggtgctgaggaggaaggtaagaaaattacctttattctTGGTGTTCCCGGCCCTATAGGAACATGAcagcaaaaaaatatttctttacaaTGGTGTGTTAAagggaagagaaaaaaacacaatttactgCTGTTGCATACTGTCACcttattaaagtggtattctggaaAAAGTAAATTCAATGATATGTAACTGCTAGGACCAGAGCTtctgaagccctgcagttcccaaaacagccattggtggcagcagaggagccatGTCTTCCCTTACTTAGTGCTGCCAGTCaatcaaaattaaaaaacaaaccaacTTGGATTAGTATGCATATTCTTATAACTATGTAAAAGTACTGTTTTCTGCTAATttcaaatgaaaaattacaacaacaaaaaatgaaaaagtacAAAACAGTGAGAGGCTTCAGAAGTGATGTCCTAAGTATAGAATGCGCTGTGCTAAGTAAAtcacaaaaaatacatatacagatactaaAAGGTAAAAATACTATCCTGTTCTGTGTTCTGTTGTATTGCAGATCATGTTGTATAAAATAATCGATCAATGACTGTATCCTGAAAGACTTTTTTATATGAATGGACAGCAACAACAACAGTGCCCTCTAGTGTACCAGAATATAACTGCAAGACATACAGTGGATACTGaattctctgtgatgtgtgtatctgtatgtgcAATAAATATCAAGAGATTGTCTGGATTCCTGCAGTGACAGGACACTACTAAGGCTTCTTTTAGACGTCCCACCAAGCATTGTTATTGAGGGCACATTAGCATTAGGTGAtttatcagctgatcactggtccttTTCCCCATTATCAGGAGTGAGCGTTCTTAggagtgaggttcttagcgcacaatttctcacattgtgcgagcccatctgccacgtcacggcgacctcatacagatgggtccctacactaacactattTATTTATTGAACTTTTTTATTCATTTGATCTAGTTACTGTGGGCTTCTCTACAGTGAATGACTATGAATATAAAAGCACATTACAGCACATGGGTCCTGTGCTACATATACgatgttagtgtagggacccacctgagggTAGAAGTGCTGCAGGTGGGATCATACAATACATGGAAATTGAATATAATAAACTGCACCCGTACAATTTAGTAACAATAGTGGGTGAAATTTTTAAGAATCAATTGTttgttttctctaaaaaaaaaagcaaaaagattTTAGTTTATGTGGCTTTGGGGGTGCAGGCCAAGCTTTGCTTTCTGTGAAATGTAGCATCTATAAGTACCGGTAATAGGTTTCTCCTTCCTGTGTGACATTGCATGGTCACAGTGTTCTGTATATGTGGCTATGACATTAAGAACATTTTTATAATTACCAAACTGATAACACACTGGGTCCTTATCACACAACCACACTGGGCCTGTAACTTACATTAAGACTGCAAGCGTTTCTAGCCAGGCTCTGCAGTTGTTATTAACCAGGGGTGGGAACCTTTCTCCTGTCGGCGGCGATTCAGGCATTTATAAAATTATTTGAGGGCCATAGACTACACAGCTGCTGCACTTAATATTATGCTATGCACCtaaccccccaatattgccccccAGCAGTGcaaagtcgccatgtttttccAACACTGCATTGCGGGACCTAGGGGAGCCAGGTGGTGTTTAGCTGGGGGCAAGATGTTGGTGTACTgctggggcacttgtcacagtggccaggagtgataCAGTATGTTCCCACCCCTGGATGTTCCGACACACAATGTATGATAGAACAGTCTGTAGTGCAGGTGtagaggaaccacagagtccagcaaATATATACGTAACCACTTGTAAACTTTACTCTAGAAAATCATCTTAATGTCACAGTACACAATAAACAGACCTTGTTTCCATAAAGATACAATGTAGGTTACATTTGACTGAGATCCCTTGATGAGCTGGgaacttgagaataatacttttaGACTTGGAATACTTTATAAATCACAGTTTGTTGCTGGTGGATAATACTTATGATAAGGTCTATGGATACTCTGAGATACCTGACTGTAGTGACTTTAGTTGACTAGACTTGATGTGAGTGACCTTTTAGTGACTTGGGGTGGTGGCGGAGAATAAACTGCAGCAGGAACactctctgtatactctctctgGAACACACTGACTGGATTGTGGACCAATCtagttccccccctcccccctatacatacctctcAGGGACTGTAGGATTTGGTAGAAATCCTCTAGAAGGTGCTAAACTATAGCTGGTGATAGGTTAGGAGACAGAGGATGGAAAagtgtgaggtacccagctcagggattggttcTCAGTAGCATACAGTTACATAcaaataagaataataattttGCAGTAAACCCATTAGTTGATGCCTCCACTTAGCTGTAGTGTAGTGCAAGCCTATGACCTTAATGCTTCCCTGTTCTTCTTCTTGGCATGGTGTCCCCTTCCTTCTTGATTCCTGTAAGTGACTGTGGTGGATACTGAAGATATTGTAACACCTGATGACAATTGgcatacgcttttttttttttttaagtcttatttagaattaaaaaaaaaaaaaaaatccggcctcctccaccccttaatagccggccatCTCTCACCTCTTTCCCCAGACCTATGACAGCATTGTCATTGACCCAGGGAAATCCAATCACcggtatataatattatactatacacagagtataAATCTGTATATAGTACCATGAGGATGGAATTATTATAGACATGTGCTAAAAAAATcttaatcttttctttttctctcatatCCAACACCGCACTAGGAGCTGGTGCGGTCATGGATGTGAGGAAATCCTGTCACCGGTGAAAAAAATCTCACACATGCCTTTAGTTATACTGCGCAGATGGCCTGGCGCTTCCACTTACCTTACCAGTGTGGCTTACCTACTGGCTTGTTGTGCAGTGTAGGGGTCCATCCATGTTGTTCTTCTCCACATGTGTCCGCTTCCTTCCTGCAGGCGTCTTGTTGGTGTCCTTGATGACTGATGGTCATTGGGGGTCCACTCTTCATGGTCTTCGGTCTGTGGATCCTCTTCTGCCAGGTGCTCAGGGGTTAAGCTCACTCTGATGACTTTAGAGCTGGCCAAAGGTCTTCGAGGTGACAAACGAAAACCCCCGGAATACGGCCTGTTCCTCCGATGTCAGACGACACGTTCTGGCCTCTTTTACCTCCATGGTCTTCAGATGGAACTTTTCGGTCTTCTGCTGAGGCTTAGATGGTTTCGATGGGATGCGTGGTGGGGTCATCTCGAGGGCTTCCACCTTGACCCAATCAATAGGCTGGAAAAATTGATGTTCTCTGGTGTTTCGGTTGGCTCCCAAGCGCTGTGCAGGATCTTGCTGAAGGAGCTGGAATGAGAAATGTACATATTATTTAGTGACCATAACTCTTGAGGCTGTGTAGATAAGAGAGAGCACTTATCTTTGTGAATGGCAGCCTATCCTATTGTCTACTGGATGGCATAGAGATGATTGAGCCTTAATTCTGATGAATTGTAAAGTCTTCAGAATTTTCTCATTTGACATAATTTGTCTACAGAGAGGGTTAAAAGGGGTCATGCATGTGCAGCCAGcactctattcattgtctatgggcttCTGCATAATGACACATTAAGTGTAATATTCCTTATcaccataaagaatgaatggagtgcttgATGTGCGTGCATGGTCTGAACCATTCATTCCTGATCCGATCAGATAGACACTGACCTGTGTGATGAAGTCTTCGGCGCCGGAGCTGGTGTCATCGATGGGGGTTGGATGGTAGTCACGCCCTCCGGTAATCATTTTCTTCATGATGACACCAAATGAATACCAGTCTGCTCCGGCGCCATATCCCTTCCTTGCCAGCATCTGCAATAAAGAAAACAACAGATATTATCTTGAGTTTATTGAAGTGGGATGTCGCCAGGATGCGCCATGACTTTAAGAATGGTGGGGGACTGATCTCTGGGAGCCGCATAAACTGTAACAGGGAGATGCAACGTTGGTGCAGCACTGAATGCCCCTGAATGTTTTCCTCCTGCACAGTAACCCTCAGTTATAGGCATTGTAAAGCGACACTATTCACATTAGTGtggcattacccccccccccctttggagtTTTGTCTTGCATAGAGATGTTCTTAGTCACATGGCTATGTAGGAAAAAAGAGACAAATACTACATCAGCGCTCCCCTGCAGTCTTTCAATTTTTGTGAAGCCAGAGGTCAGACCACCAGAGATGGCATATTCTAGCAGTATACCATCACCTGCTATACCctgtaatagaagcaaattagtgGACAATAGGAAGATCTCTCACCTCGGGAGCCATGTAGCCTGCGGTCCCAGCGTATTGGGTGGCTTTTCGGTCTGCGAAGATGTTTTCCAGAGCGAGACCGAAATCTGTGATCTTGATGTGCCCTGTTTCAGCCACCAGGATGTTCTCGGGCTTGAGGTCTCGGTGGATGACGCCTCTTGAGTGGAGATATTGGATGCCACACACGAGCTCAGCGGCGTAGAATCTTGCACTGGAGATCTTCAGCGGCCCCTCCGAACGCAAAAGTTGGTCAAAGTCCCCGCAGCTCATGTATTCCAGCCCAAATAGAACAAACAACTTGGTCTGGAATGCAAAGTCTGCGTGGACTAGGAAGGGGCTCCCAGATGCCAGCTGTAAGACTCGGCGCTCCACCATCACATCCGCCTCTTCGATGTCGTCTAGCAGGACTCGCTTCTTGATGATCTTGACAGCGAACTGTTGGCTGGTGACGGTGTCTTGTGCCAACATGACCATTCCGTAGTTTCCCTCGCCGAGCACATGATGGAATCGTAATCTCTGTAGGATGGTGTTAGAGATGGTGCTGTCATTGCCAGTTGGTTGGACACTGCTGGGTCCTCCTACAAGGGGGAAAAATAGATATCAGAGATTATTACACAGGTAATTTTGGCTGTTCGtttaaaggaaactatcagcaggttagacgaatctaatttGTCCCTTTGCCCCCAGCAtctcacacacaatacacatcacCTTCTAAAGCTATTTATCGGACTAGGAGCTCTACTGTGTGTAATCCCTATTCTGATCCATTTGGGCTTGTACACAGTACCAACCCGGAATGGTTGTATCCATGGATATCTGAACTTCCAGCCACAGAATGGATGTAACACCGACTGGGTCAGTGCAACGTCTGTAGAAAAAGTAATCGGCACTACTGTATCCAATACATGTGGTGATCTTATAGATTGCAACAGACTAGCGCTTAGAGAGGTGGTGCTCACTTATTAAGTAGGTGTATAaattatcttcataaatagagtaGTAGAAgtataagggcactcaccatttaaaAATTCACATCTTTATTGGAGAAAAATCTTTAAAAGTCCATAAACGACATAGTAGGTAGCGAGGACGCCAGTAGCTCTTCAGCAGCGGGcaggggactatgtgtatggggtaggggccttgtggctggaggtgcaatgctgtctCCGACCAGGACAGGCTGGCAGGGCAGGAAGTTGGTGGGTGTGGGTGCTGGTAGGAACCAATGTGAGTCGCTGTCCAGGGTGCTGGTGCATCTTTGGCTATTTACATACCATAAAGCATCCAACAGCATCAGTCACAAAAGTCTAAAGAAATGCCTTCTCTGAAATAGAGGTGGGATGCACGCCAGAGGGTCTCCAATCCCGAATGGAGACCATATGACATCAAGTAAGAAGCAATCCGACAGCATCCNNNNNNNNNNNNNNNNNNNNNNNNNNNNNNNNNNNNNNNNNNNNNNNNNNNNNNNNNNNNNNNNNNNNNNNNNNNNNNNNNNNNNNNNNNNNNNNNNNNNcaggaactgtccagagtagaagatgttttctatggggatttgctactgctctggacagttcccatagaaaagctcttctactctggacagttcatgacatggacagaggtggcagcagagaacactgtgtcagactggaaagaatacaccccttcctgcaggacatacagtagctgacaagtacttgaaggcttgggcttttttaaacagaagtcgtTTACAAACCTTTATATGTTTTTGACACAATTTCTAAGCACCCACGATTTTCTCCTGGACACTCATTTAATATGCTTTGGGTGTAGGGTACTAGTTAGCTGCCTCAGCTGTGATCCCTTTTCTTTAACTATAAACATATATTAATCTGGGGCTTAGTGCTAGCATATAAAACACCTAGCACCAACCCCCTCCTTCTTACTTTAGTACCCACTGGGCACAGGGGTGCAGGGAAGGTACGTGTAGGCCAGAATATAATGGGGGAGGAGGTAATACTAAGCCCTGGATGCCCTCTATTAAACAGCTTCACTACTAAAGTAGTAAAAGAAAAGAactgtaaaataattttattataataattccCCCATTCCCCTCCTTGACAATTAAAAAAAcctctgatgtaattgtatggatacgggtatctgaaaaacaaaaacagaagagAATATATTAGTGGGGTGTTCTTCTCTGATGAGCCAGCTGCCATGGCTTGTACATGTGGTGGTGAATTACAGAAGGGAACTCCACTTGCTGAAGATCGTGTCctcacatggtgtttttttttggtgTTCATGTTTTGCTGATTTACTACTACAAATCTGGGAGCTGATTCTGTGTAAGTTACAGATTTTTTGTGTATGAATGTGGAAAATCCTCAGCACACTGCCCTGTAAATATaccctatgggggacatttattaagtccagtgttttctgcgccggacttaaaaatgtcctcgaagctccgacagtacggagatttatgtatagGGGCACTGCCTGTACATACATCCcgtgcgcatcagtgtgcgcgccaggaaacctatgtcagctcagagctggagtaggtttcctgactattttctcgcccaaaaaattataaattgaGCGGACTCTGAGTAGGTGCCCCCAATCCGCCCCCTTCAAAACCCCACCCCGTCCCTATGGTGTACtgggcggaaaatggccagatgcaaatatttatttgcaaaacggccatttacaaatgaatttattcacatctggccattttccatgataaatgtccccctttgagaGTACTCCTGTTCGGTGCTGccatataaaatgtatatgtagtataccagagcatggttcctgtggctgggctgaggatggcacctgtcaacaagtgttattatatattttaggagttaacatgttttatgtgcaactattctgtgtatttctctgtaccagtaactggcaggcagagatgggttacatgcttacactgcacaccacacaacagcgccatctactgaccttagtgggaactgcttaggtagtgtggtaagcttggaagttgctagaagggggtgtggttatgcagataggcccccttatataaggctggctgttgcagagtttagctgagacaagctgagacaggagacaggagacaagagaccagtgagacaagtgaccagctgtagagggaataacatcacctcaggagatcaccacagagagagaagctgctgaggggaacaaggagaaagatcttacacagagcagcaagagaacagacagctggaggtgagagaaagagagactctgagagacagtttgtcaggcgccccctcaggaaagggccagcacatatacagtcagtgggaatcctaaagacagacactcaagtggagagacttggctgtaaggGGGTGCCGAGTTAACttagcctcggcacccatcttcctgacattcggggggtaggattgactaggacccctggatcctctgggacccgaaagttgtggcctaaggcccggcccagtaattttgcaggaagctccctggcagacagggaggggagaagcagactcaagcgccattgggagaagtccacaggatcacagtgctcaccagcgtcccacacgtactggcagaccaggacctaaggcaggtcgtctctctacacaccaccaggctctcacaagcacagtagctcagtcaaagccgccagtagtcaccactgtatgctaaaggactgtataccATCTGCACGtctaacagtaaaggagttgttgttacactgcctccctccttgtctccctgttgtctggtccacctgcaccacaccaccatcaagggccatattaccaggcagcagtattttggggttggccccgggggaactacaagtccacaccaccgaccaccttacacacgggtgcagcccccctacagaaaccgctgca is from Dendropsophus ebraccatus isolate aDenEbr1 chromosome 14, aDenEbr1.pat, whole genome shotgun sequence and encodes:
- the LOC138771826 gene encoding protein kinase C delta type-like; the encoded protein is MDTTIPGGPSSVQPTGNDSTISNTILQRLRFHHVLGEGNYGMVMLAQDTVTSQQFAVKIIKKRVLLDDIEEADVMVERRVLQLASGSPFLVHADFAFQTKLFVLFGLEYMSCGDFDQLLRSEGPLKISSARFYAAELVCGIQYLHSRGVIHRDLKPENILVAETGHIKITDFGLALENIFADRKATQYAGTAGYMAPEMLARKGYGAGADWYSFGVIMKKMITGGRDYHPTPIDDTSSGAEDFITQVSVYLIGSGMNGSDHARTSSTPFILYGDKEYYT